In Miniphocaeibacter halophilus, the following proteins share a genomic window:
- a CDS encoding TatD family hydrolase — translation MIDSHAHLDDEKFNYDRDLIINDLYDNYVAYYINPASDMNSSKNTLELSSKYDFIFSAIGIHPHEAEKFTDENLEELRQMAKNEKVVAIGEIGLDYYYDNSPREIQREVFRKQMNLAKELGLPVIIHSRDAYGETFDILNEFKGEVIGVMHCYSGSIEMARRYMSLGYYISFAGPVTFKNAKNVKETAKQIPLDRLLIETDSPYLTPTPNRGKRNEPKYVKYVAETIAQLRNVDTDEIIEASRENTIKLFNLKGIKFDD, via the coding sequence ATGATAGATAGCCATGCCCATTTAGATGATGAAAAATTTAATTATGATAGGGATTTAATTATTAACGATTTATATGATAATTATGTAGCCTATTATATTAATCCTGCTTCTGACATGAACTCTAGTAAAAATACATTGGAGTTATCTTCAAAGTATGATTTTATTTTTTCAGCTATAGGAATACATCCTCATGAAGCTGAAAAATTTACAGATGAAAATTTAGAAGAATTAAGACAAATGGCTAAAAATGAAAAAGTTGTGGCAATAGGTGAAATAGGTTTAGACTATTATTATGATAATAGTCCAAGGGAAATACAAAGAGAAGTATTTAGAAAGCAAATGAATTTAGCGAAGGAATTAGGCTTGCCGGTTATTATTCATTCAAGGGATGCCTATGGTGAAACCTTTGACATATTAAATGAATTTAAAGGTGAAGTTATAGGGGTAATGCATTGTTATTCAGGCTCTATTGAAATGGCTAGAAGATATATGAGTTTAGGCTACTATATTTCCTTTGCAGGTCCGGTAACCTTTAAAAATGCTAAAAATGTTAAAGAAACTGCAAAACAAATTCCTTTAGATAGATTATTAATAGAAACGGATTCTCCTTATTTAACTCCTACACCTAATAGGGGAAAGAGAAATGAACCTAAGTATGTTAAATATGTTGCTGAAACAATTGCCCAGTTGAGAAATGTAGATACTGATGAAATTATTGAAGCAAGTAGGGAAAATACTATAAAACTATTTAATTTAAAGGGAATTAAATTTGATGATTAA
- a CDS encoding Veg family protein codes for MSSAINLEYLKNQVRKNIGKKVVVKADKGRNKIITKTGIIENVFPSLFTIKVVNEFDQERTVSYTYTDLLTSTVELQIC; via the coding sequence TTGTCCAGTGCAATAAATCTAGAATATTTGAAAAACCAAGTTCGAAAAAATATTGGGAAGAAAGTAGTTGTAAAGGCTGATAAGGGAAGAAATAAAATTATTACTAAAACAGGAATAATTGAGAATGTTTTTCCTAGTTTATTTACAATAAAAGTTGTAAATGAATTTGATCAAGAAAGAACAGTATCCTATACCTATACAGACTTATTGACTTCAACTGTAGAATTACAGATATGTTAA
- a CDS encoding alpha/beta hydrolase, translating into MYEEKLVPSFDGTELRMRSDKVDNPKAVVLICHGLCEHLNRYDYVTEKLNENNFSVYRYDQRGHGKSKGKDVYFNDYKDMPSDANFFFKIAEQENPGIPIFVLGHSMGGETATLFGTIYPRKAKGIILSGALTRFNTKLFPDKLMDADDEFYFKNALGDGVCSDQNVVQKYIADPLVKNMISAKLVKEVISGVHYLKKNADKFIAPVLILHGADDGLVSEKDSRDLFGEIASKDKGLIIYPKLFHEILNEPVKDKIIAEIVEWINERI; encoded by the coding sequence ATGTACGAAGAAAAATTAGTTCCTTCCTTTGATGGGACAGAACTTAGAATGAGGTCAGATAAAGTGGATAATCCAAAAGCCGTTGTATTAATTTGCCATGGATTATGTGAACATTTAAACAGATACGACTATGTAACTGAAAAACTAAATGAAAATAACTTTTCCGTTTACCGATACGATCAAAGAGGTCATGGAAAATCAAAAGGGAAAGATGTTTATTTTAATGACTACAAAGATATGCCAAGTGACGCAAATTTCTTCTTTAAAATTGCCGAGCAAGAAAATCCCGGTATTCCTATTTTCGTCTTAGGTCACAGTATGGGAGGAGAAACAGCAACTTTATTTGGAACAATATATCCACGAAAAGCAAAGGGTATTATTTTATCCGGTGCCTTAACTAGATTCAACACTAAATTATTTCCGGACAAACTAATGGATGCAGATGATGAGTTCTACTTTAAAAATGCCTTAGGCGATGGAGTTTGTTCCGATCAAAATGTAGTACAAAAATACATAGCTGACCCTCTGGTAAAAAATATGATCTCTGCTAAATTAGTAAAAGAAGTTATCTCGGGAGTTCATTATTTAAAAAAGAATGCAGATAAATTCATTGCTCCAGTATTAATATTACATGGTGCAGATGATGGACTTGTATCAGAAAAAGATTCTAGAGACCTGTTTGGAGAAATAGCCTCTAAAGACAAGGGCTTAATTATTTATCCAAAACTTTTCCACGAAATATTAAATGAACCGGTTAAAGACAAAATTATAGCTGAAATTGTTGAGTGGATTAATGAGAGAATTTAA
- a CDS encoding glutaredoxin family protein, giving the protein MANVVVYSSDTCPYCVAAKQFLENNKVAFTEKNISKDSSARTELMKMGHMGVPVILVDEQEVVGFDEPKLRNLLGL; this is encoded by the coding sequence ATGGCAAATGTAGTAGTTTATTCAAGTGATACTTGTCCATATTGTGTGGCAGCTAAACAATTTTTAGAAAACAATAAAGTTGCGTTTACTGAAAAAAATATTTCAAAGGATTCTAGTGCGAGAACAGAATTAATGAAAATGGGACATATGGGTGTTCCGGTAATTCTAGTAGATGAACAAGAAGTTGTTGGTTTCGATGAACCAAAGTTAAGAAATTTACTTGGATTATAA
- a CDS encoding homoserine O-succinyltransferase, with amino-acid sequence MPIIIPKDLPASDILKAERVFVMDEERARTQDIRPLEMAIINLMPTKVETETQLLRRISNTALQVKVDLVRTMTYESKNTSKAHLEKFYITLDEIKNKKYDAMIITGAPVELIDFEEVDYWEELQDIMEFARKNVFSTLFICWASQAALYHYYGIQKYEMKEKLFGVYEVNLQEKSVLTNGFDESFYAPHSRYTFSDIEDMKKIDDIKILASSDKVGMHMASTKDNRFIFISGHGEYDTYTLDREYRRDIAKGLDISIPENYYKDDDPEKGVSVKWKAHSNLFFSNWLNYCVYQETPYDINKIEEKKL; translated from the coding sequence ATGCCGATAATAATTCCTAAAGATCTACCGGCTAGCGATATACTAAAAGCAGAACGTGTCTTTGTCATGGACGAAGAAAGAGCTAGAACACAAGATATTAGACCTTTAGAAATGGCAATAATAAATCTTATGCCTACTAAAGTTGAAACTGAGACCCAGTTATTAAGAAGAATTTCCAACACAGCCCTACAGGTTAAGGTGGATTTAGTTAGAACTATGACCTATGAAAGTAAAAATACCAGTAAGGCCCATTTGGAAAAATTTTATATTACATTAGATGAAATAAAAAACAAAAAATATGATGCAATGATAATTACAGGAGCACCTGTTGAACTAATAGATTTTGAAGAAGTTGATTATTGGGAAGAATTACAGGATATTATGGAATTTGCTAGAAAAAATGTTTTTTCTACCTTATTTATTTGTTGGGCATCTCAGGCTGCCTTATATCATTATTATGGAATCCAAAAGTATGAGATGAAAGAAAAATTATTTGGAGTTTATGAAGTCAATTTACAAGAAAAATCTGTTTTAACAAATGGTTTTGATGAGTCGTTTTATGCCCCTCATTCCAGATATACTTTTTCAGATATTGAGGACATGAAAAAAATTGATGATATAAAAATTTTAGCTTCTTCAGATAAAGTTGGCATGCATATGGCATCAACAAAAGATAATAGATTTATATTTATAAGCGGTCATGGAGAATATGATACCTATACATTAGACAGGGAGTATAGAAGGGATATAGCAAAAGGACTTGATATAAGTATTCCGGAAAATTATTATAAGGATGATGATCCTGAAAAGGGAGTTTCTGTTAAGTGGAAGGCACACAGTAATTTATTCTTCTCAAATTGGTTAAATTATTGTGTCTACCAGGAAACGCCTTATGATATAAATAAAATAGAGGAAAAGAAATTATAA
- a CDS encoding iron-sulfur cluster biosynthesis family protein, with protein sequence MKINITNTAKENLDKILEASGKEYFKLVPGSRSCCDIIFTLVASDKSENDKMYENDKYKFLIEEDLDGIYDKIDVDYITEGFTKGFSIVAK encoded by the coding sequence ATGAAAATAAATATAACAAATACAGCTAAGGAAAATTTAGATAAAATATTAGAAGCTTCAGGTAAGGAGTATTTTAAATTAGTACCGGGAAGTCGTTCTTGTTGTGATATAATTTTTACTTTAGTAGCATCTGATAAATCCGAAAACGATAAGATGTATGAAAATGATAAGTATAAATTTTTAATTGAAGAGGACTTAGATGGTATTTACGATAAAATAGATGTAGACTATATTACAGAAGGTTTTACAAAAGGATTTAGCATAGTAGCAAAATAA
- the metG gene encoding methionine--tRNA ligase, giving the protein MIFLSNKKAYYLTTPIYYPSDNLHLGHTYTTIIADTLKKIRQIQGYDVFFTTGTDEHGQKLLEKAKEAGKEPLEYIDPIVESAKELWKKLDINYDAFVRSTDKQHEKNVQAIFQKLYDKGDIYKSVYKGNYCVPDEAFWTDAQLVDGKCPDCGRPVQYHEEESYFFKLSKYQDRIIKLYEDNPNFLLPESRRNEMLNNFIKKGLDDLSVTRNSFDWGVKVPFDDNHIIYVWIDALSCYLTGIGYGVDEEKFNKYWPADVHLVGKEIVRFHAIIWPALLMALDLEVPKEIFAHGWILFDEDKMSKSKGNIVYPEPIIDLYGADALKYFILREFVFGNDGNYTNEKFLQRINSDLTNDLGNLVSRTVTMVEKYFNGEIKEPVEKEEVDRELIELAEGTIDEVEKYIDELSFNNALESIWKLIRRTNKYIDETEPWVLGKEENYNRLSTVLYNLVDSLRIVNILISPFITDTAKKIQVQIGLEELNWDDARVFGLTKVGTVVKKTENLFPRLDIKKELVKLEEANNKLIEERKKEKGMDVEKTEEEKEEELITIDDFDKVKLKVGEIIEAENHPKADKLLVFKIKIGDEVRQIVSGIKKWYTAEDLIGKKVIVCTNLKPVKLRGIESNGMILAADKGEDLTLLSTLSDIESGADVS; this is encoded by the coding sequence ATGATATTTTTGAGTAATAAAAAAGCTTATTATTTGACAACGCCTATTTATTATCCTAGTGATAATTTACACTTAGGCCATACCTACACAACTATTATTGCAGATACTTTAAAAAAAATTAGGCAAATACAAGGTTACGATGTTTTTTTTACAACAGGTACAGATGAACATGGTCAAAAGCTTTTAGAAAAGGCTAAGGAAGCAGGAAAAGAACCTTTAGAATATATAGATCCAATTGTAGAAAGTGCAAAGGAATTATGGAAAAAACTTGATATTAATTATGACGCCTTTGTTCGTTCTACTGATAAGCAACATGAAAAAAATGTACAAGCAATTTTTCAAAAACTATATGACAAAGGTGATATTTATAAATCCGTATACAAGGGAAATTATTGTGTACCTGATGAGGCTTTTTGGACAGATGCCCAATTAGTAGATGGAAAATGTCCAGATTGTGGTAGACCGGTACAATATCATGAAGAGGAATCCTATTTTTTCAAATTATCTAAATATCAAGATAGAATAATAAAACTATATGAAGATAACCCTAATTTCCTATTACCTGAATCTAGAAGAAATGAAATGTTAAATAATTTTATTAAAAAGGGATTAGATGATTTATCAGTTACTAGAAATAGTTTTGACTGGGGAGTTAAAGTTCCTTTTGATGATAACCATATTATATATGTTTGGATTGACGCCCTTTCATGCTATTTAACAGGTATTGGTTATGGTGTAGATGAAGAAAAATTCAACAAGTATTGGCCAGCCGATGTTCATTTAGTAGGAAAGGAAATTGTAAGATTCCATGCTATTATTTGGCCAGCTTTATTAATGGCATTGGATTTAGAAGTTCCTAAGGAAATATTTGCCCATGGATGGATATTATTTGATGAAGATAAAATGAGTAAATCTAAAGGCAATATTGTTTATCCTGAACCAATTATAGATTTATATGGTGCAGATGCCTTAAAATATTTTATTTTAAGGGAGTTTGTTTTTGGTAATGATGGAAATTATACAAACGAGAAATTCCTACAAAGAATAAATTCGGACTTAACTAATGATTTAGGTAATTTAGTTTCCAGAACTGTTACTATGGTTGAGAAATATTTTAATGGGGAAATTAAGGAACCGGTAGAAAAAGAAGAAGTAGATAGGGAATTAATAGAACTGGCAGAAGGAACTATTGATGAGGTTGAAAAATATATAGATGAATTAAGTTTTAATAATGCTTTAGAAAGTATATGGAAATTAATAAGAAGAACTAATAAATATATTGATGAAACTGAGCCTTGGGTTTTAGGAAAAGAAGAAAATTATAATAGGCTTTCAACAGTACTCTATAATTTAGTGGATAGTTTAAGAATTGTAAATATTTTAATTAGTCCTTTTATTACAGATACTGCTAAAAAAATTCAAGTACAAATCGGTTTAGAAGAATTAAATTGGGATGATGCTAGAGTGTTTGGACTTACTAAAGTAGGTACAGTTGTGAAGAAAACCGAGAATTTATTTCCAAGACTAGATATTAAAAAAGAACTGGTAAAGCTTGAAGAAGCAAATAATAAATTAATAGAGGAAAGAAAAAAGGAAAAAGGCATGGATGTAGAAAAAACAGAAGAAGAAAAAGAAGAAGAATTAATTACAATAGATGATTTTGACAAGGTAAAATTAAAGGTTGGAGAAATAATAGAGGCTGAAAATCATCCTAAAGCAGATAAGCTATTGGTTTTTAAAATAAAAATTGGGGATGAAGTAAGGCAAATTGTCTCCGGTATAAAAAAATGGTACACTGCAGAAGACTTAATTGGAAAGAAGGTTATTGTTTGTACTAATCTTAAACCTGTAAAATTAAGAGGCATTGAATCTAATGGAATGATTTTAGCAGCTGACAAAGGTGAAGATTTAACATTACTTTCAACTTTATCAGATATTGAAAGTGGAGCTGATGTTTCATAA
- the ispE gene encoding 4-(cytidine 5'-diphospho)-2-C-methyl-D-erythritol kinase codes for MYKINSYGKINLSLDIINKREDGYHNIDTIMQLIDLKDILYIEENKFNNLKISCNNKEVPTDENNLVYKAWNLLKKYKENDYGLNVEIDKKIPIAAGLAGGSSNAAYFMKAINDIWKLNLSNDELKQLGKKIGADLPFFFEEGTVRAEGIGDVFSPVKNFKNINVLIVNNGYKISTEYVYKKIKPLNKNKIEKCIKTIEEGKPFKKEFYYNAMTEISAGICPQIHEIIDELYSLNASVALMSGSGSTVFALYEQEDGLNNAYNKLKNKYEFVYKTKTL; via the coding sequence ATGTATAAAATTAATTCATACGGGAAAATAAATCTATCATTAGATATTATTAATAAGAGAGAAGACGGCTATCATAATATAGATACAATTATGCAGTTAATAGATTTAAAGGATATTTTATATATAGAAGAAAATAAATTTAATAATTTAAAAATAAGTTGTAATAATAAAGAAGTGCCAACAGATGAAAATAACCTGGTTTATAAGGCTTGGAATCTTTTAAAGAAATACAAAGAGAATGATTACGGTTTAAATGTAGAAATCGATAAAAAAATACCTATTGCAGCAGGCTTAGCGGGTGGAAGTTCAAATGCAGCTTATTTTATGAAGGCTATAAATGATATTTGGAAACTAAATTTAAGTAACGATGAGTTAAAACAATTAGGAAAAAAAATAGGTGCAGATCTGCCTTTTTTCTTTGAGGAAGGAACTGTTAGAGCAGAAGGTATAGGAGATGTTTTTTCACCGGTAAAAAACTTTAAAAATATAAATGTTTTAATTGTAAACAATGGTTATAAAATAAGTACTGAATATGTATATAAAAAAATAAAACCTTTAAATAAAAATAAAATTGAAAAATGTATAAAAACAATTGAAGAGGGAAAGCCCTTTAAAAAAGAATTTTATTATAATGCAATGACAGAGATTAGCGCAGGAATATGCCCACAAATCCATGAGATAATAGACGAATTATATTCTTTAAATGCGTCTGTTGCCTTAATGTCGGGGTCAGGTTCAACGGTTTTTGCCTTATATGAACAAGAAGATGGGCTTAATAATGCTTATAATAAACTTAAAAATAAATATGAATTTGTATATAAAACTAAAACTTTGTAG
- the rnmV gene encoding ribonuclease M5: MIKEIIVVEGRDDVTAVKKACDCEIIITGGYHFPKDLFKRLKKAQKEKGLIVLTDPDYAGERIRKIINKNIKGVKNAYIEQDKTIKNGDIGIENAKPEDILNALKNAKANFEDTRDEFSFDDMVYYELTGPGSKNRREIVGNLLSIGYGNSKQFLKRLNKYNISRKELEEALLKFER; this comes from the coding sequence ATGATTAAGGAAATTATAGTTGTTGAGGGAAGAGATGATGTAACAGCAGTAAAAAAAGCCTGTGATTGTGAAATAATAATTACTGGCGGTTATCACTTTCCTAAAGATTTATTTAAAAGATTAAAAAAGGCTCAAAAAGAAAAGGGTTTAATAGTTTTAACAGATCCTGATTATGCAGGTGAAAGAATTAGAAAAATTATTAATAAAAATATTAAAGGTGTTAAAAATGCCTATATTGAACAGGATAAAACCATAAAAAATGGAGATATAGGCATAGAAAATGCCAAGCCAGAGGATATACTAAATGCTTTGAAAAATGCCAAGGCAAATTTTGAAGATACTAGGGATGAGTTTTCTTTTGACGATATGGTTTATTATGAGCTTACTGGTCCAGGATCAAAAAATAGAAGGGAAATTGTAGGTAATTTACTTTCAATAGGCTATGGAAATTCTAAACAATTCTTGAAAAGATTAAACAAATATAATATTTCAAGAAAGGAATTAGAGGAGGCTTTATTAAAATTTGAAAGATAA
- the murI gene encoding glutamate racemase, translating to MDNRPIGIYDSGFGGLSVLKELRDKLPKEDYLYFGDTKRIPYGSKDKETIQLFSKQVTSFLMEKNVKMIVLACNTVTANAMEYLQENFNIPIIGIIDSGVKSAISSSKNNVIAVLGTEATINSEVYYEKLKKENKELEILSVACPEFVPLVEEGSNKEKEIEEAAKKYYKEISNREFDTVILACTHYPHIVTEIKKVFGENKTYINPAIKLVDNIKKFLEYNNLENGKNSLGNIDFYTSGELDSFRENGSIYFGEKIEDVKSKIF from the coding sequence ATGGATAATAGACCAATTGGTATTTATGATTCCGGTTTTGGGGGATTGTCGGTACTAAAGGAATTAAGAGATAAATTACCAAAAGAAGATTACCTTTATTTTGGTGATACAAAAAGAATTCCCTATGGCTCAAAGGACAAAGAAACCATACAATTATTTTCAAAACAAGTTACGAGTTTTTTAATGGAAAAAAATGTAAAAATGATTGTTTTGGCTTGTAATACAGTTACAGCAAATGCTATGGAGTATTTACAAGAAAATTTTAATATTCCAATTATAGGAATTATTGACTCAGGAGTAAAGTCGGCAATAAGCTCTAGTAAAAACAATGTTATTGCAGTTTTAGGAACTGAGGCTACTATTAACAGTGAGGTTTACTACGAAAAATTAAAAAAAGAAAATAAAGAGTTAGAAATTTTATCTGTAGCTTGCCCTGAATTTGTCCCATTAGTAGAAGAGGGAAGCAATAAAGAAAAAGAAATAGAAGAAGCAGCAAAAAAATATTATAAAGAAATTTCCAATAGGGAATTTGATACGGTTATACTAGCCTGTACCCATTATCCTCATATAGTTACTGAAATAAAAAAGGTGTTTGGGGAAAATAAAACATATATTAATCCTGCTATAAAGCTGGTAGATAATATAAAAAAATTTCTTGAGTATAATAATTTAGAAAACGGGAAAAATAGTTTAGGAAATATAGATTTTTATACAAGTGGAGAATTAGATAGCTTTAGAGAAAATGGCTCAATATATTTTGGCGAGAAAATAGAAGATGTAAAAAGTAAAATTTTTTAA
- a CDS encoding DUF1858 domain-containing protein produces the protein MEITKDMLIGDIIRTYPDAIEVLLQNGMSCIGCPGSQMESLEEAAMVHGLDIEKLLSDLNA, from the coding sequence ATGGAAATCACTAAAGATATGTTAATAGGTGACATTATAAGAACTTATCCAGACGCTATTGAAGTTCTTTTGCAAAACGGAATGTCATGTATCGGATGTCCAGGTAGTCAAATGGAAAGCCTTGAAGAAGCAGCTATGGTTCACGGCTTAGACATTGAAAAATTACTTTCAGATTTAAATGCATAA
- the mgtE gene encoding magnesium transporter, with the protein MQTSYIKQKDIHFLDLRENLKNKEYRNLKNNLEKYNPIDIKDFIEELEPLDRVLVFRLLSKDDAIEVFSSLENEEQIRLIQAFTDTELDRILNELNIDDMVDMIEEMPASIVKKIIRHTDSSKRKLINEFLQYPESSAGSLMTIEYVELKKYMTVEQALTRIKTTGINKVTVYTCYVTDESKKLIGFVSLRDIVISEKDVLIGDLLHEKVIFVHTHDDQEQVAEVFKKYGFVALPVVDNENRMTGIITVDDILDVMEQEATEDFQKMAAMSPDDESYIESSVWYLAKRRINWLLILMISSAFTSAIIGHYNYLLIAYTSLYNFSPMIMGAGGNSGNQSSTTIIRGLATGDIKIGDWLKVMLKELRIAILVGAILGGVNFIKNLIYDKLSIAYALIISISLIFTVCFAKFVGGLLPILAKKLKIDPAIMAGPVISTLVDSVSLLIYFNVIKIILPI; encoded by the coding sequence ATGCAGACAAGTTATATAAAACAAAAAGATATTCACTTTTTAGATTTAAGAGAGAATTTAAAAAATAAAGAATATAGAAACTTAAAAAATAACTTAGAAAAATATAATCCCATAGATATTAAAGATTTTATTGAAGAATTAGAGCCGCTTGACAGAGTCTTGGTTTTTAGACTTTTAAGCAAAGATGATGCAATAGAAGTTTTTTCTTCTTTAGAAAATGAAGAACAAATAAGATTAATACAGGCATTTACCGATACAGAACTAGATCGTATTCTCAATGAATTAAATATTGATGATATGGTTGATATGATTGAGGAAATGCCTGCTTCTATTGTAAAAAAAATAATAAGACACACTGACAGCAGTAAAAGAAAATTAATTAATGAATTTTTACAATATCCTGAATCAAGTGCTGGAAGTCTAATGACAATAGAATATGTTGAGCTTAAAAAATACATGACAGTAGAGCAAGCACTTACTAGGATTAAAACTACAGGTATAAATAAAGTAACAGTTTACACTTGCTATGTAACAGATGAATCAAAAAAATTAATAGGATTTGTTTCTTTAAGGGACATTGTAATTAGTGAAAAAGATGTTTTAATAGGGGATTTACTACATGAGAAGGTTATTTTTGTTCATACCCATGATGACCAGGAGCAAGTAGCGGAAGTTTTTAAAAAATATGGCTTTGTTGCTTTACCGGTAGTGGATAATGAAAATCGTATGACAGGTATAATTACCGTTGATGATATACTGGATGTAATGGAGCAAGAAGCTACAGAAGACTTTCAAAAAATGGCTGCTATGTCACCAGATGATGAAAGTTACATAGAGTCTTCAGTTTGGTATTTGGCAAAAAGAAGGATTAATTGGTTACTTATACTAATGATATCTTCAGCCTTTACAAGTGCAATAATAGGCCATTATAACTATCTTTTAATTGCCTACACATCCTTATATAATTTTTCTCCTATGATAATGGGTGCAGGTGGTAATTCCGGAAATCAATCCTCAACTACTATTATTCGTGGCTTGGCTACAGGTGATATAAAAATAGGTGATTGGCTTAAAGTTATGTTAAAAGAACTTAGGATTGCAATATTAGTTGGAGCTATTTTAGGTGGAGTTAATTTTATAAAGAACCTAATATATGACAAATTAAGTATAGCCTATGCCTTAATAATTTCAATTTCATTAATATTTACAGTTTGTTTTGCGAAATTTGTAGGTGGACTTTTACCAATTCTTGCAAAAAAATTAAAGATAGATCCTGCTATAATGGCGGGACCTGTAATTAGTACCCTTGTTGATTCAGTAAGTCTTTTAATATATTTTAATGTAATAAAAATAATATTGCCTATTTAA
- the rsmA gene encoding 16S rRNA (adenine(1518)-N(6)/adenine(1519)-N(6))-dimethyltransferase RsmA, with product MKDNRLYQPSYLKEVLKKFNFTFSKALGQNFLTDGNIIRKIVKESSISKEDTVLEVGPGFGTLTEELAINAKQVIAVEKDSRLMEVLEFTLEDFENVIIINNDILKENIKKIKEEFSPNRKLKVVANLPYYITTPIIEYLIENKEYIDSITIMVQEEVAKRIVATKDNKDYGSLSLYIAYNSDARIIGKAPKNIFMPSPKVDSAVVILELRNKEFNVDEDLLFKIIHSGFTKRRKNILNSLTTGFANIKKEELKEVLAELKINSNLRAENLSLNDFINITNKINDD from the coding sequence TTGAAAGATAATAGACTATATCAACCGAGTTATTTAAAAGAGGTTTTAAAAAAATTTAATTTTACTTTTTCCAAAGCTCTAGGACAAAATTTTCTGACAGATGGGAATATTATAAGGAAAATTGTTAAGGAGTCCAGTATTTCAAAGGAAGATACAGTACTTGAAGTAGGACCGGGTTTTGGAACTTTAACAGAGGAGTTAGCAATAAATGCTAAGCAGGTTATAGCTGTTGAAAAAGACAGTCGTTTAATGGAAGTTTTAGAATTTACATTAGAGGATTTTGAAAATGTTATAATTATAAATAATGATATTTTAAAAGAGAATATAAAAAAAATAAAGGAAGAATTTTCTCCTAATAGAAAATTAAAAGTTGTGGCTAATTTACCATACTATATTACAACTCCTATTATTGAATATTTAATTGAAAATAAGGAGTATATAGATTCTATTACAATAATGGTACAAGAAGAAGTTGCAAAGAGAATAGTTGCTACTAAAGACAACAAGGATTACGGAAGCCTTTCACTATATATAGCCTATAATTCCGACGCAAGGATTATTGGAAAGGCTCCAAAAAATATTTTTATGCCAAGTCCTAAAGTGGACAGTGCAGTAGTAATTCTGGAATTAAGAAACAAAGAATTTAATGTAGATGAAGATTTACTATTTAAAATAATTCATTCAGGATTTACTAAACGAAGGAAAAATATTTTAAATTCCTTAACAACTGGATTTGCTAATATTAAAAAGGAAGAATTAAAGGAAGTATTAGCGGAGTTAAAAATCAATTCAAATTTAAGGGCAGAGAATTTATCCTTAAATGATTTTATAAATATTACAAATAAAATTAATGATGATTAA